The Halorubrum salinarum genome segment GCGACAGCCGTCGCCCGCGACCCTCCCGGCGGTCAGCGGTCGACCAGGCCGGCCACTATCTCCTCGACCCGAGCGACCACGTCCTCCGGCGCGCGCGTCGCGTCGACGCGATGAAACCGGCCGGGGTCGGCGTCGATCAGCCGCTCGTAGTTGTCGCGCACGGCGGCGAGGTAGCCGTCGCGCTCGAACTTGTCGGTCCGGCCCGCCCGCTCGGCCGCGGTCTTCGGGTCCAAGTCGAGGTAGATCGTCGCGTCCGGCGGGCGCGAGAAGGCGGCGTGGATCCCTCGGACGTACTCCAGCGGCCGCTCGATCCCGGCGTCCGAGCGCGCGAGCGTCGCTCCCTGATAGGCGAACCGCGAGTCTGAGTACCGGTCGGCGATCACGAGGCCGCCGTCCGCCAGCGCCGGTCGCACCGTCTCCGAGAGGTGGTTCGCGTGGTCGGCGGTGTACAGGAACAGCTCCGCGAGCGGGTCGGCGTCCGGGTCGCCCATCGAGCGCCCGACCGCCTCGCCGTACCAGCTGTCGGTGGGCTCGCGGGTGAACGTCGCGTCGGGGTACACGTCCTGGAGCGCCTCCCAGACCGTCGTCTTACCGCTGCCGTCGAGCCCCTCCAGCGTGATCAGCATGGTGGCGTTCCGACGCGGCGAGGAATAAACGGCGCGGGTCCGGACCGTACGGGCGGGCCCGCTCACCGGTTGCGACCCCGGTCCGACCGCCCCTTTTTGTGACCCCTTCCCGAACGACCGCCATGGTCGTCGACTCCTCGGTCGCCCGCGCGCTCGGAGGGGACGGATGGTAGCGGTCGCCGTCTCGGTCTCTCGCGTGGCGGCGGCCCTCGCGCTGGTCGCGTTGAACGGCTTCTTCGTCGCCTCGGAGTTCGCGTTCGTCAGGATCCGGGCCACCTCGGTCGAACAGCTGGCCGAGGAGGGGAAGGCTGGCGCGGAGACGCTCCAGGAGGTGATGGGCAACCTCGACGACTACCTCGCGGCGACCCAGCTCGGGATCACGCTCGCGTCGCTCGGCCTCGGGTGGATCGGCGAGCCCGCGGTCGCGGCGCTGATCGAGCCCGTCCTCGGGCCGCTCCTGCCCGAGGGACTGGTCCACCTCGTCGCGTTCGCGATCGGGTTCTCGTTCATCACGTTCCTCCACGTCGTCTTCGGGGAACTGGCGCCGAAGACCATCGCCATCGCGCAGGCGGAGCGGATCTCGCTGCTGCTCGCGCCGCCGATGAAGCTCGCGTACCTGGTCTTCTCGCCCGGCATCGCGGTGTTCAACGGGACCGCGAACGCCTTCACGAGCCTGATCGGCGTGCCGCCCGCCTCGGAGAGCGACGAGACGCTCGAAGAGCGGGAGATCCGCCGCGTGCTGGCCCGCGCCGGCGAGGCCGGCCACGTCGACGAGTCCGAGGTCGCGATGATCGAGGGCGTGTTCGACCTCGACGACACCGCGGCCCGCGAGCTGATGGTCCCCCGCCCCGACGTGGTCTCGCTGCCCGCGGACGCGTCGCTCTCGGCGGTCCGCGAGACGGTCCTCGACGCCGGCCACACCAGGTACCCGGTCGTCGAGCGGGACGACGCCGACCGCGTCGTCGGCTTCGTCGACGCGAAGGACGTGCTGCGCGCGACCGCGGCGGGCGACGACGGCGCCACCGCGAGTGACCTGGCACGGGAGATACTCGTCGTCCCCGAGACGACGAGCGCGAGCGACCTCCTCGTCCAGTTCCGCGACGAGCGCCGACAGATGGCGGCGGTGATCGACGAGTG includes the following:
- the tmk gene encoding dTMP kinase, with product MLITLEGLDGSGKTTVWEALQDVYPDATFTREPTDSWYGEAVGRSMGDPDADPLAELFLYTADHANHLSETVRPALADGGLVIADRYSDSRFAYQGATLARSDAGIERPLEYVRGIHAAFSRPPDATIYLDLDPKTAAERAGRTDKFERDGYLAAVRDNYERLIDADPGRFHRVDATRAPEDVVARVEEIVAGLVDR
- a CDS encoding hemolysin family protein, with product MVAVAVSVSRVAAALALVALNGFFVASEFAFVRIRATSVEQLAEEGKAGAETLQEVMGNLDDYLAATQLGITLASLGLGWIGEPAVAALIEPVLGPLLPEGLVHLVAFAIGFSFITFLHVVFGELAPKTIAIAQAERISLLLAPPMKLAYLVFSPGIAVFNGTANAFTSLIGVPPASESDETLEEREIRRVLARAGEAGHVDESEVAMIEGVFDLDDTAARELMVPRPDVVSLPADASLSAVRETVLDAGHTRYPVVERDDADRVVGFVDAKDVLRATAAGDDGATASDLAREILVVPETTSASDLLVQFRDERRQMAAVIDEWGAFEGIATVEDVAEALVGDLRDEFDVAERRRTIRRTGDRTHEADGSVALADVNDALGTDLSGDGYETLGGFVLDRIGRSPEVGDVAETDAYAFEVTAVDGARISTVRVTRRDDPAGSADEGDDGQSSGGGDSTGGDAA